The following coding sequences lie in one Sedimentibacter sp. MB35-C1 genomic window:
- the yedF gene encoding sulfurtransferase-like selenium metabolism protein YedF, giving the protein MKIVDARGKACPQPVLMTKKEADAGEVELTVIVDNETARENILKLGSKLQFTSSVEKKDDGIYIQFAKGSSGLPEGSATNSVGSKQVNMAGEKKGFVVGSDKLGKGSDELGKILMKSFLYTISETKPYPEFIIFLNSGVKLTVSGSESLDDLRKIEQAGVKIVSCGTCLDFFEIKDKLEVGSISNMYDIVELITESDNAVMV; this is encoded by the coding sequence ATGAAAATAGTAGATGCAAGAGGGAAAGCATGCCCACAGCCTGTATTAATGACAAAAAAAGAGGCAGATGCAGGAGAAGTTGAACTAACAGTAATTGTTGATAATGAAACAGCTAGGGAGAATATATTGAAACTTGGAAGCAAACTTCAATTTACCAGCTCGGTTGAGAAAAAAGATGATGGTATCTATATACAATTTGCAAAGGGTAGTTCCGGTTTGCCAGAGGGCTCTGCTACGAACTCAGTAGGTTCAAAGCAGGTTAACATGGCTGGTGAAAAAAAAGGATTTGTCGTTGGCAGTGATAAATTGGGTAAAGGATCAGATGAATTGGGAAAAATATTAATGAAAAGTTTTCTTTACACAATATCAGAAACAAAACCATATCCTGAATTTATTATATTTTTAAACTCAGGAGTTAAGCTTACGGTGTCTGGGTCGGAATCATTGGATGATTTAAGAAAGATTGAACAGGCAGGAGTAAAAATTGTTTCATGTGGAACATGTTTAGATTTCTTTGAAATTAAGGACAAATTAGAGGTCGGTAGCATATCAAATATGTATGATATTGTTGAACTGATTACTGAATCAGATAATGCCGTAATGGTATAA
- a CDS encoding aminotransferase class V-fold PLP-dependent enzyme yields MIYFDNAATTYPKPRTVYQSVMAAMTEYGANPGRGSHAMAIEGARVIYETRELLAQLFNLDDPMRVIFTFNATDALNQAIKGVLNPGDHVVTTTMEHNSVLRPIKEIEKQGVENTIIQCASDGRVNVKDIEAAVKENTKLVVTTHVSNLTGTIMPIEEIGQMCKRKNLLYLVDGSQSAGVLDIDMKKYNIDLLAVPGHKGLLGPQGTGALLINCDSVIRQLKEGGTGSESSSMIQPDFYPDKLESGTHNLPGIAGLNAGIKYILNKGTKSIYSHEKKLIDLFINEIKKNPKIKIYGPEDIDYRCGVVPINIEGIDSSDVAYRLDTEYGIAVRPGLHCAPLAHKTIGTDKIGAVRFGVGPFNKKSEILAAAKALNEISANQ; encoded by the coding sequence ATGATTTATTTTGACAATGCAGCAACAACGTATCCTAAGCCAAGAACTGTATATCAGAGCGTTATGGCAGCAATGACGGAATATGGAGCAAATCCGGGAAGAGGAAGTCACGCGATGGCCATAGAAGGAGCTAGAGTTATTTATGAAACTCGGGAACTGTTGGCTCAACTGTTTAATTTGGATGACCCTATGAGAGTTATATTTACTTTTAATGCTACAGATGCTTTGAACCAGGCAATAAAGGGAGTATTGAATCCGGGAGATCATGTGGTAACCACAACTATGGAACACAATTCGGTGCTGCGCCCTATTAAGGAGATTGAGAAACAAGGTGTGGAAAATACAATCATCCAATGTGCAAGCGACGGTAGGGTAAATGTAAAGGATATTGAAGCAGCTGTAAAGGAAAATACAAAATTGGTTGTTACCACTCATGTATCAAATTTAACTGGAACAATAATGCCCATAGAGGAAATCGGACAGATGTGCAAGAGAAAAAATTTGCTATATCTTGTTGACGGTTCTCAGAGCGCAGGAGTTCTTGATATTGATATGAAAAAATATAATATAGATTTGTTGGCTGTGCCAGGTCACAAAGGATTACTTGGACCTCAGGGAACAGGCGCTCTTCTTATTAACTGTGATTCTGTAATCAGACAGTTAAAGGAAGGGGGGACAGGCAGTGAATCCAGCAGCATGATACAGCCTGACTTTTATCCTGATAAACTTGAATCAGGTACTCACAATCTTCCGGGTATTGCAGGGTTGAATGCAGGAATAAAGTATATATTAAACAAGGGCACAAAATCGATTTACAGCCACGAAAAAAAACTTATAGACCTATTCATCAATGAAATAAAAAAGAACCCTAAAATTAAAATATACGGCCCTGAAGACATTGACTACAGATGCGGCGTTGTTCCTATAAATATTGAAGGGATAGATTCATCGGATGTAGCTTATAGATTGGATACTGAGTACGGCATAGCAGTAAGGCCGGGACTTCATTGTGCACCTCTTGCTCATAAGACTATAGGAACTGATAAAATTGGCGCTGTGAGATTTGGGGTAGGGCCTTTTAATAAAAAGTCTGAAATTTTAGCAGCAGCAAAAGCTTTAAATGAAATTTCTGCTAATCAATAA
- a CDS encoding DUF5711 family protein → MKKLISSIVFLFILLFVIIFFIYGKKILYLLDEKKVYRVKDIENVNIETLSDNKFFNNGIITYNNQKIFHFDYSGNLVWSNEDSEFLKQVFVIENGIFINVKNTIEILDKNNQKYVIPEIDGDIVNVSRENHKTFMITKNGSGQNSLYIMNENNELEVDNKNFEDNITGVSISDKSEAYSIITLKFNDGVISNSIYFNLLDDVELWSADIDGEILIKTKIVNNNVIAIGTKNVYYFNTNGKLMWKNSIYNKITDCAVSKENKRIYILYEKDGSTELISYNFEGKISSIYKTPAEVKKIKAYKDMLFVYNDKNIYLAHGTKIDKVYEDSQSGIFDFITEDKNIRILSKNKLVTGQLK, encoded by the coding sequence ATGAAGAAACTGATTTCATCAATAGTATTTCTTTTTATACTTCTTTTCGTAATAATATTTTTTATATATGGAAAAAAAATATTATATTTATTAGATGAAAAAAAGGTGTATCGTGTAAAAGATATAGAGAACGTCAATATAGAAACTCTTAGTGATAATAAATTTTTTAATAATGGTATTATAACATATAATAATCAAAAAATATTTCACTTTGATTATAGCGGAAATTTAGTATGGTCAAATGAAGATTCAGAATTTTTAAAGCAAGTTTTTGTTATTGAAAATGGGATTTTTATAAATGTAAAGAATACAATAGAGATTCTTGACAAGAACAATCAAAAGTATGTAATACCTGAAATTGATGGAGATATTGTAAATGTTTCACGTGAAAATCATAAAACATTTATGATTACAAAAAATGGCTCAGGGCAAAATTCCCTTTATATTATGAATGAAAACAATGAGCTGGAAGTAGATAACAAAAACTTTGAAGATAATATAACCGGTGTATCCATAAGTGATAAGTCTGAGGCGTATTCAATTATAACCTTGAAATTTAACGATGGAGTGATAAGTAATTCGATATATTTTAATTTACTGGATGATGTTGAACTTTGGAGCGCTGACATAGATGGCGAAATTTTGATAAAAACTAAAATTGTTAATAACAATGTTATTGCAATAGGCACAAAAAATGTTTATTATTTTAATACTAACGGAAAATTGATGTGGAAGAACAGTATATATAATAAAATAACTGACTGTGCTGTAAGCAAGGAAAATAAAAGAATATACATACTGTATGAAAAGGATGGTAGTACTGAATTAATATCGTATAATTTTGAAGGGAAAATATCATCTATATATAAGACACCGGCAGAGGTGAAAAAAATAAAAGCATATAAAGATATGCTGTTTGTGTATAATGATAAAAATATTTACTTGGCGCATGGAACAAAGATAGACAAAGTATATGAGGACTCGCAAAGTGGCATTTTTGATTTCATTACTGAAGACAAAAATATTCGTATCTTATCTAAAAATAAGCTTGTTACCGGACAATTAAAATAA
- a CDS encoding DUF951 domain-containing protein translates to MPMQLNVGDIVKLKKKHPCGGYDWEILRVGADFRIKCTTCERQIWLPRREVERRITKIVSQAPSEQDDNDANN, encoded by the coding sequence ATGCCAATGCAATTAAATGTAGGTGACATTGTAAAACTAAAAAAGAAGCATCCGTGTGGCGGATATGATTGGGAAATACTCAGAGTTGGAGCTGATTTCAGAATAAAATGCACCACTTGCGAAAGACAAATCTGGTTACCAAGGCGTGAGGTTGAAAGAAGAATAACTAAAATAGTCAGTCAGGCACCGTCGGAACAAGATGATAATGATGCAAACAACTAA
- a CDS encoding dihydroorotase yields the protein MMLIKNGRIIDPESRRDEVADILIEDKIIKKIDKNINEEGIDCIIDAEGMVVSPGLIDVHVHFRDPGLTYKEDITTGSRAAAKGGFTTVVCMANTKPAIDNIDTMEYVLKKAEESPINVLQTAAITKGLKGVELTDMSTLSRSGAAGFTDDGFPLMNSEIVLKAMEAAKKLNVPVSFHEEDPNLVINAGINEGKISKALNIKGASHLAEDVMIARDCLLALKTKAKVNIQHVSSGEAVDIIRYAKSKGADIYAEACPHHFVLTEEDVLKYGTNAKMNPPLRTETDKSALIEGLKDGTINIIATDHAPHSFDEKQAEFTSAPSGIIGLETALALGITYLVRNNKLTLMELLEKMTVNPANLYNLTSGRIKEGLAADLLIFDFNEKWVADNFYSKSKNSPFIGWELYGKVKYTICAGETVYADK from the coding sequence ATGATGCTCATAAAAAACGGTAGAATAATAGATCCTGAGTCTAGAAGAGATGAAGTGGCAGACATCTTGATTGAAGATAAAATTATAAAAAAAATAGATAAAAACATCAATGAAGAAGGTATTGATTGTATTATTGATGCAGAAGGAATGGTAGTTTCTCCCGGTCTGATAGATGTGCATGTGCATTTCAGGGATCCAGGATTAACGTATAAGGAAGATATCACAACCGGTTCAAGAGCTGCAGCTAAAGGCGGATTTACAACAGTAGTGTGTATGGCTAATACTAAACCTGCAATTGATAACATTGATACTATGGAATACGTTTTAAAAAAAGCTGAAGAATCTCCTATTAATGTGCTTCAGACGGCAGCAATAACTAAAGGATTAAAGGGCGTAGAGCTTACTGATATGAGTACTTTGTCAAGGTCAGGAGCAGCAGGATTTACAGATGACGGCTTCCCTTTGATGAATTCAGAAATTGTTTTGAAAGCTATGGAGGCAGCAAAAAAACTAAATGTTCCTGTAAGTTTTCATGAAGAAGATCCAAATTTGGTCATTAATGCCGGGATTAATGAAGGAAAAATCTCAAAGGCTTTAAATATAAAGGGCGCTTCACATCTTGCGGAAGATGTTATGATTGCAAGGGATTGTTTGCTTGCTTTGAAAACAAAAGCAAAAGTTAATATTCAACATGTGAGTTCAGGTGAAGCAGTTGATATTATAAGATATGCAAAATCAAAAGGTGCAGATATTTATGCCGAGGCCTGCCCGCATCATTTTGTTTTGACCGAGGAAGATGTGCTAAAATACGGTACAAATGCAAAGATGAATCCACCCTTAAGAACTGAGACGGATAAGTCAGCTCTTATTGAAGGATTGAAGGATGGAACCATAAATATTATTGCGACAGACCATGCGCCTCACAGCTTTGATGAGAAGCAGGCTGAATTCACAAGCGCGCCAAGCGGAATTATCGGGTTAGAAACGGCATTGGCACTTGGAATAACCTACTTGGTTAGAAATAATAAACTGACACTTATGGAACTGTTGGAAAAAATGACAGTTAATCCGGCTAATCTATACAATTTAACATCTGGGAGAATTAAGGAAGGATTAGCAGCCGATTTGTTAATATTTGATTTTAATGAAAAGTGGGTTGCTGATAATTTTTATTCCAAATCAAAAAATTCTCCGTTTATTGGATGGGAGCTTTACGGAAAGGTTAAATATACTATTTGCGCAGGTGAAACAGTATATGCGGATAAATGA
- a CDS encoding CvpA family protein: MNYIDILIIIFVGFACFQGYRRGFIKTLFDTLGVIISFFLSKQFYYIVEEFLLNNTKLFVKVHNFLESKMSERLMESFQENSHIPLELKNVISNIISSGNAAGTDTFAVYVDNISIILIRSISFVVTFLIIYAILVLLSNIINVLFKLPILNMANRFFGAGTGLLKSAIILYIVFALSSPLIGFMQESALSKSILNSESSKIFYDNNIILNYLSYKGFYNN, from the coding sequence ATGAATTATATTGATATATTGATAATTATTTTCGTGGGTTTTGCATGCTTTCAAGGTTATAGAAGAGGTTTTATAAAGACACTGTTTGATACATTAGGGGTAATAATATCATTCTTCTTAAGCAAGCAGTTCTATTATATAGTTGAGGAATTTCTGCTAAACAACACAAAGCTTTTTGTAAAGGTGCATAATTTTTTAGAAAGCAAAATGTCAGAAAGACTTATGGAGTCATTTCAGGAAAATTCACACATACCTTTGGAACTTAAAAATGTAATCAGTAATATTATTAGTTCAGGAAATGCAGCCGGTACTGATACATTTGCTGTTTATGTAGATAATATAAGCATTATATTGATAAGATCTATAAGCTTTGTAGTAACATTTCTGATAATATATGCAATATTGGTGCTTCTTTCAAACATAATTAATGTTTTATTTAAACTTCCTATTTTAAATATGGCAAACCGGTTTTTCGGAGCTGGAACAGGACTTTTAAAAAGTGCTATAATATTATATATAGTTTTTGCTCTGAGTTCTCCATTGATTGGTTTTATGCAGGAAAGTGCCTTGTCAAAGAGTATTCTAAATTCTGAATCAAGCAAAATATTTTACGATAATAATATAATATTAAATTATTTATCATATAAAGGATTTTATAATAACTAG